A part of Rhinolophus ferrumequinum isolate MPI-CBG mRhiFer1 chromosome 11, mRhiFer1_v1.p, whole genome shotgun sequence genomic DNA contains:
- the MED17 gene encoding mediator of RNA polymerase II transcription subunit 17, whose translation MSGVRAVRISIESACEKQVQEVGLDGTETYLQPLSMSQNLARLAQRIDFSQGSGSEEEEVAGAEGDAQDWAGAGSSADQDDEEGLVKFQPSLWPWDSVRNNLRSALTEMCVLYDVLSIVRDKKFMTLDPVSQDALPPKQNPQTLQLISKKKSLAGAAQILLKGAERLTKSVTENQENKLQRDFNSELLRLRQHWKLRKVGDKILGDLSYRSAGSLFPHHGTFEVIKNTDIDLDKKIPEDYCPLDVQIPSDLEGSAYIKVSIQKQAPDIGDLGTVNLFKRPLPKSKPGSPHWQMKLEAAQNVLLCKEIFAQLSREAVQIKSQIPHIVVKNQIISQPFPSLQLSISLCHSSNDKKSQKSTEKQSPEDHLYVLEHNLHLLIREFHKQTLSSITMPHPASAPFGHKRIRLSGPQAFDKNEINSLQSSEGLLEKIIKQAKHIFLRSRTAATIDSLASRIEDPQIQAHWSNINDVYESSVKVLITSQGYEQICKSIQLQLNIGVEQIRVVHRDGRVITLSYQEQELQDFLLSQMSQHQVHAVQQLAKVMGWQVLSFSNHVGLGPVESIGNASAITVAAPSGDYAISVRNGPESGSKIMVQFPRNQCKDLAKSDVLQDSKWNHLRGPFKEVQWNKMEGRNFVYKMELLMSALSPCLL comes from the exons ATGTCTGGGGTGCGCGCTGTGCGGATCAGCATCGAATCGGCCTGCGAGAAGCAGGTCCAGGAGGTGGGCCTGGATGGCACTGAGACGTACCTGCAGCCGCTGTCCATGTCGCAGAACCTGGCGCGTCTGGCCCAGCGGATCGACTTCAGCCAGGGTTCGGGCTCCGAAGAGGAGGAGGTGGCGGGGGCCGAGGGCGATGCGCAGGACTGGGCGGGTGCCGGGTCCAGCGCGGACCAGGACGACGAAGAAG gGTTGGTAAAATTTCAACCTTCCCTTTGGCCTTGGGACTCAGTGAGGAACAATTTGAGAAGTGCCCTGACAGAAATGTGCGTTCTCTATGACGTTCTCAGTATTGTTAGAGATAAAAAATTTATGACTCTTGATCCTGTCTCTCAGGATGCACTTCCTCCAAAACAG AATCCTCAGACATTGCAGTTGATATCTAAAAAGAAGTCACTTGCTGGAGCAGCACAAATCCTTTTGAAGGGAGCAGAAAGACTGACTAAATCAGTTactgaaaaccaagaaaataagCTACAAAGAGACTTCAACTCTGAGCTTTTGAGATTAAGGCAACATTGGAAACTTCGAAAAGTTGGAGATAAAATTCTTGGAGACCTCAGCTACAGAAGTGCAG GATCTCTCTTTCCCCATCATGGTACCTTTGAAGTAATAAAGAATACAGATATTGATCTGGATAAGAAGATACCTGAAGATTACTGTCCTCTCGATGTTCAAATTCCTAGTGATTTAGAGGGATCTGCGTATATCAAG GTTTCAATTCAAAAACAGGCTCCAGACATAGGTGATCTCGGCACAGTTAACCTCTTCAAACGACCTCTGCCCAAATCCAAACCAG GTTCTCCACATTGGCAGATGAAATTAGAAGCAGCACAAAATGTCCTCTTGTGTAAAGAAATTTTTGCACAGCTCTCTCGGGAAGCTGTTCAAATTAAATCACAGATCCCTCACATTGTGGTGAAAAACCAGATTATCTCTCAGCCCTTTCCAA GCTTGCAGTTATCTATTTCTTTGTGCCATTCCTCAAATGATAAGAAATCCCAAAAATCTACTGAGAAGCAAAGTCCGGAGGACCACCTTTATGTCCTAGAGCATAATTTGCATCTACTGATTAGAGag TTCCATAAACAGACCTTGAGTTCCATCACGATGCCTCATCCAGCAAGTGCACCTTTTGGCCACAAGAGAATAAGACTTTCAGGTCCTCAGgcttttgataaaaatgaaattaattcattACAGTCCAGCGAAGGGcttctggaaaaaataattaaacaagcaAAGCATATTTTTCTGAGGAGTAG aactgCTGCAACTATCGACAGCTTAGCAAGTCGCATTGAGGATCCTCAGATCCAGGCTCATTGGTCAAATATTAATGATGTTTATGAATCCAGTGTGAAAGTTTTAATCACATCACAAGGTTATGAACAAATATGCAA GTCCATTCAGCTGCAGTTGAATATTGGAGTCGAGCAGATCCGAGTGGTACACAGAGATGGAAGAGTGATTACACTGTCTTATCAGGAGCAGGAGCTACAGGATTTCCTTCTGTCTCAG ATGTCACAGCATCAGGTGCACGCAGTTCAGCAGCTAGCCAAGGTCATGGGCTGGCAAGTACTGAGCTTCAGTAATCACGTGGGTCTGGGGCCCGTAGAGAGCATTGGCAATGCCTCTGCTATAACGGTGGCCGCCCCCAGTGGTGACTATGCTATTTCAG TTCGTAACGGCCCTGAAAGTGGCAGCAAGATTATGGTTCAGTTTCCACGTAACCAGTGTAAAGACCTTGCAAAAAGTGATGTTTTACAAGATAGCAAATGGAATCATCTTCGTGGACCATTCAAAGAAGTTCAGTGGAATAAAATGGAAGGTCGaaactttgtttataaaatggagCTACTTATGTCTGCACTTAGCCCTTGtctgttatga